From the Coleofasciculus chthonoplastes PCC 7420 genome, the window ACCATTAACTGAGGTTATAGCAAATAACGTTATAGGAAAGTCGCACTTATCCTAATGCACTAAATTTTTAGAAATGGCAGACATTACAAATAATCAGCCACGAGATTATCTGGGTAGAGGACTATCGTTTCCCTTACGGGGAAACTTGCAAGGAAGCCTACAACTGAGCGCCGACATCCAGAATATCGAAGAATCCATTGCGCTAATCTTGGGTACTAAGGTAGGTGAACGGGTTTACCGACCAAATTTTGGGTCGCGCCTGTCTGAACTCGCCTTTGCGCCAATGAATACCCAAACGCTTTTGCTGATTCGGGTGTATGTTGAGGAAGCCCTGAAAATGTGGGAACCTCGAATTGTACTTGATGGCGTTTATACAGAACCTGACCCCCTTCGCGGTCGGGTCAATATTATTATTGAATATCATCCCAAAGATTCCCATGATACTCGGAGTCTGGTTTATCCGTTCTATCTCCAGCCCTCTGGGGAGTAGTTCCACCGGAAGACGTTCCACCGGAAC encodes:
- a CDS encoding GPW/gp25 family protein translates to MADITNNQPRDYLGRGLSFPLRGNLQGSLQLSADIQNIEESIALILGTKVGERVYRPNFGSRLSELAFAPMNTQTLLLIRVYVEEALKMWEPRIVLDGVYTEPDPLRGRVNIIIEYHPKDSHDTRSLVYPFYLQPSGE